One genomic window of Candidatus Pseudobacter hemicellulosilyticus includes the following:
- a CDS encoding response regulator transcription factor, producing MDRQQTIIVIEDEEMVQQSMLNNLTGHGFAVYAYDSAEKAFESSTLELADAVIMDISLPGMNGWEATQKIKEDVQGLPVLMVTAFSDLNYRIQGFETGADDYIIKPFFMEELVARLRTVLKRYELIPGSKNLYVIGDLEIDTRTKMVTRAQQVIKLSATEFNLLALLALENGNPISKEEIMKKVWKGRYSVGDNTIEVYINLLRNKVDKPFPQKLIHTKPGFGYYLAVNL from the coding sequence ATGGACAGGCAGCAAACCATAATTGTCATTGAAGATGAAGAGATGGTTCAGCAGAGTATGTTGAACAATCTTACGGGGCATGGCTTTGCTGTTTATGCCTATGATTCAGCGGAAAAAGCCTTTGAATCCAGCACCCTGGAGCTGGCGGACGCCGTCATTATGGATATCAGTCTGCCCGGCATGAACGGCTGGGAAGCCACCCAGAAGATCAAAGAGGATGTCCAGGGGCTGCCCGTACTGATGGTAACCGCTTTCAGCGATCTTAACTACCGCATCCAGGGCTTTGAGACCGGCGCCGATGATTATATCATCAAGCCATTCTTCATGGAAGAACTGGTGGCCCGCCTCCGGACCGTGCTGAAACGGTATGAGCTGATACCCGGCAGCAAGAACCTGTACGTGATCGGCGACCTGGAAATTGATACCCGGACCAAAATGGTCACCCGGGCACAGCAGGTCATCAAGCTGAGCGCTACGGAATTCAACCTGCTGGCACTGCTGGCGCTGGAGAATGGCAACCCCATCTCCAAGGAAGAGATCATGAAGAAGGTCTGGAAAGGACGGTACAGTGTGGGCGACAATACCATTGAAGTATATATCAATCTTCTGCGTAATAAGGTAGACAAACCCTTCCCGCAGAAGCTCATTCATACCAAGCCGGGCTTTGGTTATTATCTGGCTGTGAACCTTTAA
- a CDS encoding LacI family DNA-binding transcriptional regulator produces the protein MKSRGITIKDIARALGLANSTVSRALKDSHDISIAMRQKVQEYARQHQYRPNLQAQALRNQKSRCIGVVLCNIPNHFFAEVLNGIESIACQRNYSVIITQSLESYEQEIRNLDNLAWRSVDGLLVSIATETKDTSHFKKLQEQGMPIVFFDRVTDDLHTHQVIADNEGGVLAATLHFIEQGCQRIAHITSSPYASITRTRLDGHLSALQKAGLPAPECYIKYCLHGGMVQEEVTQALEELFALPQPPDALLAASDRLTLHCFAWLQKKGLAIPQDIALAGFSNFTEAGLFAPGLTTIEQPAFEMGQTAIELLINQIESKRPPTSFSKVVLPTALRIRASSCRSLAEK, from the coding sequence ATGAAGAGCCGGGGGATCACCATTAAAGATATTGCCAGGGCGCTGGGTCTCGCCAACTCCACGGTGTCGAGGGCGTTGAAGGACAGTCATGATATCAGTATCGCCATGCGGCAGAAGGTGCAGGAATACGCCCGGCAGCACCAATACCGGCCCAACTTGCAGGCGCAGGCCCTGCGGAACCAGAAGAGCCGCTGCATTGGCGTAGTGCTCTGCAATATTCCCAATCATTTTTTTGCGGAAGTGCTGAATGGCATTGAAAGTATTGCCTGCCAGCGCAATTATTCTGTGATCATCACGCAGAGCCTGGAATCCTACGAGCAGGAGATCCGTAACCTCGATAACCTGGCCTGGCGTTCGGTAGACGGGCTGCTGGTGTCCATTGCCACCGAGACCAAGGATACCAGTCATTTCAAAAAACTGCAGGAGCAGGGCATGCCCATCGTGTTCTTCGACCGGGTCACGGACGATCTGCATACCCACCAGGTGATAGCGGATAACGAGGGTGGGGTGCTGGCGGCCACGTTGCATTTTATTGAGCAGGGATGCCAGCGGATTGCACATATTACCAGTTCGCCCTATGCGTCTATTACCAGGACCAGGCTGGACGGGCATTTGTCGGCCCTGCAAAAAGCCGGTCTGCCCGCGCCCGAATGTTATATTAAATATTGTCTGCATGGCGGCATGGTCCAGGAAGAAGTAACGCAGGCGCTGGAAGAGCTGTTTGCCCTGCCGCAACCGCCGGATGCATTGCTGGCGGCTTCGGACAGGCTCACCCTCCATTGTTTTGCCTGGTTGCAGAAAAAAGGATTGGCCATCCCTCAGGATATTGCCCTGGCGGGCTTCAGTAATTTTACGGAAGCCGGGTTGTTTGCGCCGGGCCTGACCACTATTGAGCAGCCGGCCTTTGAGATGGGACAAACAGCTATTGAGCTGCTGATCAATCAGATTGAAAGCAAGCGGCCGCCCACCAGTTTCAGTAAAGTGGTGCTGCCGACTGCGTTAAGGATCCGGGCTTCCAGCTGCCGCAGTCTCGCGGAAAAGTAA
- a CDS encoding two-component regulator propeller domain-containing protein, protein MNMPLCRLIALCLLLPAIAPGQPANNYSKPVLAHVGINQGLSNNSVRCIYQDHNGFIWFGTYDGLNRYDGYTFKVFRNKLNNTASLPHNYIYAIHEDQSYRLWVGTGQGLVTYNPLLNSFDPAWFRPEGYNSAVRVNANVNCIQSDTAGAVFIGTNGWGLLTQGPGQDTATQVPLQIGGASTTGYNVQALAVDSQQRVWLFILETGLCVYDKTTHQIRVVNQAVRSASCLAPDSTGTLWIGTPNGLYKYAMASNALAGHLTETNGALPSNRVVSLCFDQQQHLWIGTDGGGIAILNIADGQLNYLQPGENTNSLASESVFSIHADQENRIWIGTLKGGVNIVDWQKSRFQTYTHARREENSLVNNFVASFYEDNNHKDLWIGTDGGGFSIWDRNTNRFINYRCQASNPRGLSHNSVSYILKDQQDKTWLATFGGGINRFNRSAGTFEHFRCINQETGEENRNVLLLFEDREQRLWATTFGNGKLYLFNPAAQRFEAFDQQLNDLISLTQDHAGYLWAGNSYQLIRIDTRNRKHSIYDIGKPIRSIYEDSNHRLWIGTEGGGLLLFDRQQEKLIKRYSDADGLCNNAVLNILEDNDGILWISTFNGLSRFDPAAGKFRNFYQSDGLQSSQFSYNAALKLHSGQLVFGGIGGFNLFNPRDILPRSYMPPVLFTDMHINNRGLSHLQPYIDQSTDGAIQSLRIPYDQAVLSFTFTALEYTSSEKIRYAYYLEGWDKDWNYTGSGRTINYNNITEGSYRLRVKSTNAEGVWNERETVLSIRILPPWYRTVWAYLFYFVTVVSLIYTWYRYRNRQQQLQYAIQLAQLDAEKEKEINEKRQAFFTHVSHEFRTPLTLIINPIKDLLKKQSSPAEQGELNVVYRNARRLLSLIDQLLLFRKAEEQADQLHIAPINITRLCKEVFLCFVQQAKARQIRYEFHSAEEELEIQADREKMEIVFYNLLSNALKYTPDGGAVTFTLTGKADTVEAIVADTGIGLTPEAASRLFEKFYQVKDKSAPTRTGFGIGLYLVKHSVDRHQGQISFASAPGAGTSFTITLPKGQAQPASQLQPESQPASAAQPEQPVFLEELAANEADLPEAPATRLAVTEKMGLESVITDRESVLVIDDNEAMRQYVAGIFHDQFTVYEAASAEAGLELARKYLPDLIISDVVMGDMTGIELCRIIKETPALNHIPVILLTGSFSPDSRLKGVEGGADDYITKPFEKDLLQARVSSLLKNRQNLQRYFYNEITHQENPLKIPEEYKAFLEQCIAIVERNIDNEEFTIQVFATEIGMSYSKLYKKIKAISGQSANAFIRFIRLRKAAELFINTNYNVNETAFYVGIRDVKYFREQFYKTFGLKPSEYIEKYRKVFGKNYQLNEKAHKEKEGL, encoded by the coding sequence ATGAACATGCCCTTATGCCGTTTGATTGCCCTGTGCCTGCTGCTGCCCGCTATTGCCCCCGGCCAGCCCGCCAACAATTACAGTAAACCTGTGTTGGCCCATGTAGGCATTAACCAGGGACTGTCCAACAACTCCGTCCGCTGTATCTACCAGGACCATAACGGCTTTATCTGGTTCGGCACCTATGACGGCCTCAACCGCTACGATGGCTATACCTTTAAAGTATTCCGCAACAAGCTCAACAATACCGCTTCTCTTCCCCACAATTATATTTACGCCATTCATGAAGATCAGTCCTACCGCCTCTGGGTGGGGACCGGTCAGGGACTGGTAACGTATAATCCCCTGCTCAACTCTTTTGATCCCGCCTGGTTCCGGCCCGAAGGCTATAACAGCGCCGTCCGGGTCAATGCCAACGTGAACTGTATCCAGTCCGATACCGCCGGCGCCGTTTTTATTGGCACCAATGGCTGGGGCCTGCTCACCCAGGGACCCGGCCAGGATACCGCTACTCAGGTGCCGCTGCAAATCGGCGGCGCCAGCACCACCGGTTATAATGTACAGGCCCTGGCGGTCGACAGCCAGCAAAGGGTCTGGCTCTTTATCCTGGAAACCGGTCTCTGCGTCTACGATAAAACCACTCACCAGATCCGCGTGGTGAACCAGGCCGTCCGCTCCGCCAGCTGCCTGGCGCCGGATTCCACCGGCACCCTCTGGATCGGTACGCCCAACGGCCTGTATAAATACGCTATGGCTTCCAATGCCCTGGCCGGCCACCTCACGGAAACCAATGGCGCCCTGCCCAGCAACCGCGTGGTCAGTCTTTGCTTTGATCAGCAGCAGCACCTCTGGATCGGTACGGACGGCGGCGGCATCGCCATCCTCAACATTGCCGATGGCCAGCTCAATTACCTGCAGCCCGGCGAGAACACCAATAGCCTGGCTTCCGAATCTGTGTTCTCTATTCATGCCGACCAGGAGAACAGGATCTGGATCGGCACCCTTAAAGGCGGGGTCAATATAGTAGACTGGCAGAAAAGCCGGTTCCAGACCTATACCCATGCCCGCCGGGAGGAGAACAGTCTGGTCAATAATTTTGTGGCTTCTTTCTATGAAGACAATAACCATAAGGACCTCTGGATCGGTACGGATGGCGGCGGCTTCAGCATCTGGGACCGCAATACCAACCGTTTTATCAACTACCGCTGCCAGGCCAGTAACCCCCGCGGCCTGAGCCATAACTCGGTCAGTTATATCCTGAAGGACCAGCAGGACAAGACCTGGCTGGCCACCTTCGGCGGTGGTATCAACCGTTTCAACAGGTCTGCCGGGACCTTTGAGCATTTCCGTTGTATCAACCAGGAAACAGGGGAGGAGAACCGCAATGTCCTGCTGCTATTTGAAGACAGGGAGCAGCGGCTCTGGGCCACTACTTTCGGTAACGGCAAACTATACCTGTTCAATCCCGCTGCGCAGCGCTTTGAAGCGTTCGACCAGCAGCTGAATGACCTTATCTCCCTCACGCAGGACCATGCCGGTTATCTCTGGGCCGGCAATTCTTACCAGCTCATCCGTATTGATACCCGCAACCGCAAACACAGTATCTATGATATCGGCAAACCCATCCGCTCCATCTATGAGGACAGTAATCATCGCTTATGGATCGGCACGGAAGGCGGCGGTCTGCTGCTGTTCGACCGGCAGCAGGAAAAGCTGATCAAACGCTATTCCGATGCGGATGGTCTGTGCAACAATGCCGTGCTGAATATCCTGGAAGACAATGACGGCATTCTCTGGATCAGCACTTTTAATGGCCTTTCCCGCTTTGATCCGGCCGCTGGTAAATTCCGGAATTTCTACCAGAGCGATGGCCTGCAAAGCAGCCAGTTCTCCTACAATGCAGCGCTGAAGCTGCATTCCGGTCAGCTGGTCTTTGGCGGTATCGGTGGATTCAATCTCTTCAATCCCCGGGATATCCTGCCCCGGTCTTATATGCCGCCTGTGCTGTTCACGGATATGCATATCAATAACAGGGGACTCTCGCACCTGCAACCGTATATTGACCAGTCTACGGACGGCGCTATTCAGTCGCTCCGCATTCCGTACGACCAGGCCGTACTGTCTTTCACTTTTACGGCGCTGGAATACACTTCTTCCGAGAAGATCCGTTATGCCTATTACCTGGAAGGCTGGGATAAGGACTGGAACTATACGGGTTCCGGCCGCACCATCAACTATAACAATATCACTGAAGGCAGTTACCGCCTGCGGGTCAAAAGCACTAATGCGGAAGGGGTATGGAATGAGCGGGAAACGGTCCTGTCCATCCGCATCCTGCCGCCCTGGTACCGGACCGTCTGGGCCTACCTGTTCTACTTTGTTACAGTGGTCAGCCTGATCTATACCTGGTACCGCTACCGCAACCGGCAGCAGCAACTGCAATATGCTATTCAGCTGGCGCAGCTGGATGCAGAAAAGGAAAAGGAGATCAATGAAAAGCGCCAGGCTTTTTTCACCCATGTCTCACATGAGTTCCGGACCCCGCTCACGCTGATCATCAATCCTATCAAGGACCTGCTGAAAAAGCAGTCGTCCCCGGCAGAGCAGGGCGAGCTGAACGTGGTGTACCGCAATGCCCGTCGCCTGCTGAGCCTGATTGATCAGCTGCTGTTGTTCCGCAAGGCGGAAGAGCAGGCTGACCAGCTGCATATCGCCCCCATCAATATTACCCGGCTCTGCAAAGAGGTGTTCCTCTGTTTTGTGCAGCAGGCCAAGGCCCGGCAGATCCGTTATGAGTTCCATAGCGCCGAAGAAGAGTTGGAGATCCAGGCCGACCGGGAAAAAATGGAGATCGTATTTTATAACCTGCTGTCCAACGCACTCAAGTATACCCCTGATGGCGGCGCCGTAACCTTTACCCTCACCGGTAAAGCCGATACAGTAGAAGCTATTGTTGCTGATACGGGCATCGGCCTGACACCCGAAGCGGCCAGCAGGCTTTTTGAAAAATTCTACCAGGTAAAGGATAAGTCGGCCCCCACCCGCACCGGATTCGGCATCGGCCTCTACCTGGTGAAACACTCTGTTGACCGCCACCAGGGCCAGATCAGTTTTGCATCTGCCCCAGGCGCGGGCACCAGCTTCACCATCACCCTGCCCAAAGGTCAGGCACAGCCAGCCAGCCAGCTGCAGCCGGAAAGTCAGCCGGCGTCTGCCGCCCAGCCGGAACAACCGGTATTCCTGGAAGAGCTGGCTGCCAACGAGGCGGACCTGCCCGAAGCACCGGCCACCCGCCTGGCCGTGACGGAAAAGATGGGCCTGGAATCTGTGATCACCGACCGGGAGTCTGTCCTGGTGATAGATGATAATGAAGCCATGCGCCAGTATGTGGCCGGCATCTTCCATGACCAGTTCACCGTCTACGAAGCCGCCAGTGCCGAAGCCGGCCTGGAGCTGGCCAGGAAATACCTGCCCGACCTCATCATCAGTGATGTGGTGATGGGGGATATGACCGGCATTGAGCTATGCCGCATTATCAAGGAAACGCCGGCCCTCAACCATATCCCCGTGATCCTGCTCACCGGTAGTTTCTCGCCGGACTCCCGGCTCAAAGGGGTAGAGGGCGGCGCAGATGATTATATCACCAAGCCTTTTGAGAAGGACCTGCTCCAGGCCCGGGTCAGCAGCCTGCTGAAGAACCGCCAGAACCTGCAGCGGTATTTTTATAATGAGATCACCCACCAGGAAAATCCCCTGAAGATCCCCGAGGAATACAAAGCCTTCCTGGAACAATGCATCGCTATTGTGGAAAGGAATATCGACAACGAAGAATTTACCATCCAGGTCTTTGCCACAGAGATCGGGATGAGCTATTCCAAGCTCTACAAGAAGATCAAAGCCATCTCCGGCCAGTCTGCCAATGCCTTCATCCGCTTTATCCGGCTCCGCAAGGCGGCAGAACTGTTTATTAATACCAATTATAATGTGAACGAAACGGCCTTTTATGTGGGCATCCGGGACGTGAAATATTTCCGGGAACAGTTCTACAAGACCTTTGGTCTGAAGCCCTCCGAGTACATAGAAAAGTACCGGAAAGTCTTCGGAAAGAACTACCAGCTCAACGAAAAGGCCCATAAAGAGAAAGAAGGGCTGTAG
- a CDS encoding TonB-dependent receptor, with the protein MKVTFNPRTQFFACSFLLFLLTCFSSNAWSQNRITVKGTVKAQNGTILSNATVQVVGGSISRTTDSIGAYSILVPIGGALEFSYVGYFTRSIKVTSPELNVILEENPNYLSDVVVVGYGRQKLPTVTGAIGVISGKDLTQSPVANITNMLVGRTAGVSGIQASGEPGLNNTTIRIRGVATLNGQDPLIVIDGIQQPAEQPYIVLNAMDASEIESISVLKDASATAVYGIRGANGVIIVTTKRGRLNKPRFSFSANQGFTKAASLFETVGSYQFAQLRNEAVRNAQAAGDQAYNYLLFTDDELWKFQNNRDYTPAEVDAMTFLKPEQQAALKNSPALYYTDNNYYEEVFGGTGRQQQYNLNVSGGTSKVKYFTSLGFFQQDGILNATNYASANTNPNYKRYNFRSNFDIDVFRNFQLTFNLGGQSAVNRVVGSGGSSDFANRYQAIIQGILEGSPFAGPGIVDGKLVTGYIGTAGDATNPLGNKGGSGSSPNASLYTGGTRTVYSTTLTSAVTLKHKMGYLTNGLESHVTVAYDDSYAKGFVRTNSVPTYQAMRDPANPLNILFIGGQVNSTYTADNQGNSSWRKLYVEAGANYNRSFGDHNVSGLFLANAQRYTAANNDGNAQTFNTPSGLMGLVGRATYNFKERYMAEFNMGLNGTENFATGRRFGYFPAVSGGWILSNESFWPENKWITWAKFRGSYGEVGNDQIGGRRYLYLPNTWSTSSSGYWFGNSNGSSNNPSFSGASESALGNPEVTWERAQKTNLSMEMRFVKDKLTFTGSWFQEKRNDILVTSGIVPATYGVSQSQTPPLNLGRVSNKGFEIELGWTDEIGAVSYFVKGNYSFARNKIEYRAEAPYPYPWMNETGYAIGQYKGLLTDGFYNTVEELNNRPYNKYSANARLGDLKYVDVNGDGFIDDQDRVPIGYSNLPQVAYNLTIGFSYKGFDVNALFIGTAKGSFPQSGYVLSTPFAKNVGAVMQYMYDGRWTPEKYAAGQAATYPAISFSGGQANNTMSNFWLKPNDFKRLKNLEIGYTFQPGTSFMKRASIQGIRLYANGNNLLTWDYDVQEGIDPEQADTGKNSMGYLFPLTRTFNFGVSVQF; encoded by the coding sequence ATGAAAGTAACTTTTAACCCACGTACGCAATTTTTTGCCTGTTCCTTTCTGCTATTTCTGCTCACCTGCTTCAGTTCCAACGCCTGGTCTCAGAACCGGATCACCGTAAAAGGTACCGTCAAGGCCCAGAATGGAACCATCCTTTCCAATGCTACCGTCCAGGTAGTAGGGGGCAGTATTTCCCGCACAACGGACAGCATAGGTGCGTACTCCATCCTGGTGCCCATAGGCGGCGCCCTTGAGTTTTCTTATGTAGGCTATTTTACCCGTAGTATTAAGGTCACCAGTCCTGAATTGAATGTGATCCTGGAAGAGAACCCCAACTACCTCAGCGATGTGGTGGTGGTAGGGTACGGCCGGCAGAAGCTGCCCACCGTTACCGGGGCCATCGGGGTCATCTCGGGGAAGGACCTGACCCAGTCGCCCGTGGCCAATATCACCAATATGCTGGTGGGCCGCACGGCGGGCGTCAGTGGTATCCAGGCCAGTGGTGAACCTGGTCTGAACAATACCACTATCCGCATCCGCGGGGTGGCCACCCTTAACGGACAGGACCCCCTGATCGTTATTGACGGTATCCAGCAACCGGCCGAGCAGCCCTACATCGTGCTCAACGCCATGGACGCCTCAGAAATTGAAAGCATCAGCGTACTGAAGGACGCCTCCGCCACGGCCGTATACGGTATCCGCGGCGCCAACGGCGTTATCATTGTCACCACCAAACGCGGCCGCCTCAACAAACCCCGTTTCTCCTTCTCGGCCAACCAGGGTTTTACCAAAGCAGCCTCGCTGTTTGAAACGGTGGGCTCTTACCAGTTTGCACAGCTCCGTAATGAAGCGGTGCGCAACGCACAGGCGGCGGGCGACCAGGCCTATAACTACCTGCTCTTCACGGATGACGAGCTCTGGAAGTTCCAGAACAACCGGGATTACACGCCGGCCGAAGTGGATGCCATGACCTTCCTGAAACCGGAACAGCAGGCGGCCCTCAAGAACAGCCCGGCCCTCTACTATACTGATAACAATTATTATGAAGAGGTATTCGGTGGTACCGGCCGTCAGCAGCAGTATAACCTGAACGTATCCGGTGGTACTTCCAAAGTGAAGTATTTCACCTCGCTGGGTTTCTTCCAGCAGGATGGTATCCTCAATGCTACCAACTACGCCAGCGCCAATACCAACCCCAATTACAAGCGGTATAATTTCCGCTCCAATTTTGATATCGATGTCTTCAGGAACTTCCAGCTGACCTTTAACCTGGGCGGCCAGTCGGCCGTGAACAGGGTAGTAGGTTCCGGTGGTTCTTCTGATTTTGCTAACCGTTACCAGGCCATTATCCAGGGCATCCTGGAAGGCAGTCCCTTTGCCGGTCCCGGCATTGTGGATGGTAAACTGGTGACCGGTTATATAGGTACTGCCGGCGATGCCACCAATCCGCTCGGCAATAAAGGGGGCAGTGGTTCTTCGCCCAATGCCAGCCTGTATACCGGCGGTACCCGCACCGTATACAGTACTACGCTGACCAGCGCCGTAACCCTGAAACACAAAATGGGTTACCTGACCAATGGGCTGGAATCCCATGTAACGGTAGCCTATGACGATAGCTACGCCAAGGGTTTTGTTCGAACCAACAGTGTACCTACCTACCAGGCGATGCGCGATCCGGCCAACCCGCTCAATATCTTATTTATCGGCGGTCAGGTGAACTCCACCTACACTGCCGATAACCAGGGCAACAGCTCCTGGCGCAAACTCTATGTGGAAGCCGGCGCCAACTACAACCGTAGTTTTGGTGATCATAACGTATCCGGTCTGTTCCTGGCCAACGCCCAGCGTTACACGGCTGCCAATAATGATGGTAATGCGCAGACCTTTAACACCCCTTCCGGCCTGATGGGCCTGGTAGGCCGCGCCACTTATAATTTTAAGGAGCGCTACATGGCCGAGTTCAATATGGGCCTGAACGGTACAGAGAACTTTGCTACCGGTCGCCGTTTTGGTTATTTCCCCGCCGTGTCCGGTGGCTGGATACTCAGCAATGAATCTTTCTGGCCGGAGAACAAATGGATCACCTGGGCTAAGTTCCGTGGTTCCTATGGTGAGGTAGGTAATGACCAGATCGGTGGTCGCAGGTATCTCTACCTGCCCAATACCTGGTCTACCAGCAGCTCCGGTTACTGGTTCGGCAACAGCAATGGTTCCAGCAATAACCCCAGCTTCTCCGGCGCCTCCGAGTCCGCACTGGGTAATCCTGAAGTGACCTGGGAACGCGCACAGAAGACCAACCTCTCCATGGAGATGCGTTTTGTGAAAGACAAGCTGACCTTCACCGGTTCCTGGTTCCAGGAAAAACGTAATGATATCCTGGTGACCTCCGGCATTGTGCCCGCCACCTATGGCGTATCCCAAAGCCAGACCCCGCCGCTCAACCTGGGCCGGGTATCCAATAAAGGTTTTGAGATCGAGCTGGGCTGGACCGATGAGATCGGCGCTGTCAGCTATTTCGTCAAAGGCAACTATTCTTTTGCCCGCAACAAGATTGAATACCGCGCTGAAGCACCCTATCCCTATCCCTGGATGAACGAGACCGGTTATGCTATCGGTCAGTACAAAGGGCTGCTTACAGATGGGTTCTACAATACAGTAGAAGAACTGAACAACAGGCCGTATAATAAATACAGCGCCAATGCGCGCCTGGGAGATCTGAAATATGTGGATGTGAACGGTGATGGGTTTATTGACGACCAGGACCGCGTACCCATCGGCTATTCCAACCTGCCGCAGGTGGCCTATAACCTGACCATTGGTTTCTCCTACAAAGGGTTTGACGTAAATGCACTCTTCATTGGCACCGCCAAAGGTTCTTTCCCGCAATCCGGTTATGTGCTCAGCACACCCTTTGCCAAGAACGTAGGCGCTGTCATGCAGTATATGTATGATGGTCGCTGGACCCCCGAGAAATATGCCGCCGGTCAGGCTGCCACCTATCCCGCTATCTCTTTCAGCGGTGGCCAGGCCAACAATACCATGAGCAATTTCTGGCTGAAACCGAACGATTTCAAAAGGCTGAAGAACCTGGAGATCGGTTATACTTTCCAGCCGGGTACTTCCTTCATGAAACGCGCCAGCATCCAGGGTATCAGGCTCTATGCCAACGGTAATAACCTGCTCACCTGGGATTATGACGTGCAGGAGGGCATTGACCCTGAACAGGCCGATACCGGCAAGAACAGCATGGGTTACCTGTTCCCCCTCACCCGGACCTTCAACTTTGGCGTAAGCGTTCAGTTCTAA